GATTGCCTTTAGATGAAATTCAACAGTTCTCACAAAGCGGTCTCTGGGCAATTACAGTACCTAAGCAATTTGGCGGTGTAGAAGTTAAATATCGAACTTTGGCGGAAGTGATTAAAATAATTGCGAGTGTTGATCCATCTCTAGCTCAGTTGCCTCAAAACCACTTGGCCTTTATTGAGCATTTAAGACTAGATGCGAAACCTGAACAGCAACAGTTCTTCTTTAACTTAGTCTTGAGAGGGGTTCGTTTTGGTAATGCCTTCTCAGAAAAGCATAGCAAAACGGTGGCTGACCTCACTACCACATTAAAAAAGACCGAGCACGGTTATGAAATTAATGGGAAGAAATTCTTTGCAACGGGTGCCTTGCTCGCGCATTGGATTCCAATTGTTGCTGTAAATGAACAAGGGCAACCTTATGCTGCACTTGTGCCACGTGAAACATCTGGGGTCAATATTATTAATGACTGGTCTGGTTTTGGACAACGTACCACAGCGAGTGGCACGGTAGAGTTAAATCAGGTTCCAGTACGTGAAGAATATCTAGTTCCGATTTACCAAGCATTTGAGCGCCCAACACCAGCAGGTGCTATTTCTCAGTTTATTCAGGCTGCTGTCGATGCCGGTATTGCACGTGGTGCAATTGAAGAAACGATTCAATATGTCAAAAATCATAGCCGTGCATGGGTCGATTCAGGTTTAGAAAAGGCCAGTGATGACCCGTATACAATCGCAAATATAGGTGATCTGAAAATTAAATTGCGCGCAGCAGAAGCTGTATTGGATTTGGCTGGAGATGCAATTGATCAGGCCATTGCAGATACCACCGAAGAGCATATAAACCAAGCCACACTACTGGTTGCTGAGGCAAAAGTACTCACCACAGAAATTGCTATTTTGGCAGCTAATAAACTCTTTGAGTTGTCGGGTACGCGTTCTACTTTATCTGAACTCAACCTAGACCGTCATTGGCGCAATGCCCGTACCCATACCTTGCATGACCCTGTGCGCTGGAAGTATCACATTGTCGGTAACTATTACCTCAATGGTATTCAGCCACCTCGTCATGCATGGAGCTAAATTGAAGAAAAGACAAGATTAGGAGAATAACGATGACAACAGGTCAAATTGAATTAGAAGAACTATCGGTAGGCGCGGATTATGAAAAGCTCGCAAACAGATTCCGTCCCATTTTTGAAAAAATTGCGCAAGGTGCTGTTGAGCGAGAAAAAGAGCGAATCTTACCTTTTGAACCGATTCAGTGGTTAAAAGAAGCTAAGTTGGGTGCTGTACGAGTACCCCGTAAATATGGTGGCGATGGGGTATCTTTACCTCAACTGTTCCAGCTTTTAGCAGAGTTAGCAGAAGCTGACTCCAATATTGTGCAAGCTTTACGAGGTCATTTTGCATTTGTTGAAGACCGCTTGGTTGCTCATAAAGAGCACTCACAAGAGGTCTGGTTTCAACGCTTTGTCCAAGGCGATTTAGTCGGAAATGCATGGACAGAAGTTGGAAATGTACAGATTGGTGATGTGGTTACACGAGTTACTAAAGACGCTTCGGGTAACTTGGTGGTAAATGGTGAAAAGTACTATTCAACCGGAAGTATTTTTGCAGACTGGATTGATTTATTTGCTTACGATGAAGTAAATGACCGTCATGTGATTGCTGCTATTTACCGCCATGAAACAGGTGTGAGCATAATTGATGATTGGGATGGTTTTGGTCAAAAGACAACGGGCAGTGGTACTTTAAAAGTACATCAGGTGCATTTGCCCGCTTCACATCTCATTCCATTTGATCAACGTTTTAAGTATCAAACCGCTTTTTATCAGGTGGTGCACCTTGCAACATTAACGGGTATTGCACGTGCAGCCGTCGAGACGTTTAGTCAAGAAATCCGTGAACGTAAACGTATTTTTAGTCATGGTAATGGTGATTTGGTTCGCCACGATCCACAAGTTTTACAAGTAGTAGGTAAGGCATCAGCTCAAGCTTATGCAAGTGAAGCAATTACCTTAAAAACCGCTGAGGCATTGCAAAAAGCTTATGAAAGTCATTTTGCCGAGTCTGAAGTGAAAGAGCATCAGTTTAATGTCGATGCCGAGCTTGAGTCGGCACAAGGGCAGGTGGTAATTTCTAACCTAGTGCTCGATTTAACCAGTCAGTTGTTTAATGCCTTAGGGGCATCGGCAAGTAGCCAAGTGAAACAACTTGACCGGTTCTGGCGTAATGCTCGGACGGTGTCTTCACATAATCCACTTATTTACAAAGAAAAGGTTATTGGAGATTGGGAAGTGAACAGAACAGATTTACCATTTGTTTGGCAAATTGGAGCAAGCCCGCGGGTAAAGACTGCATAAAATAAAAAAGCCGATATTTCATCGGCTTTTTTATTAGGTTTGACTTAATCGTTTGGTGTTTAAATAGAGCCGCGAGAGCAATAAAACACAGGCAATACTTAAGCCAATAATTAAACCGAGCCATACACCAGCTACGCCCCAGTGGGTATAACGTGCCAAATAAAGACCGATTGGAAAAGCAATCACCCAATATGCCATAAGCGTAATCCACATTGGTGCTTGGGTGTCTTGCATGCCTCTTAAACAGCCGGCAGCACTGACCTGTAGAGCATCCATTAACTGATAACCCATAGCAAACCAGAGTAAATACATCGCAACAGGAAAAACGTTTATATCTTGAGTATAAACCGAGACAATTTGTTCACGGCCTAATGCAATAAAGGACATGGTCAATAAAGCAAAAAATATTGCTGTGCTCAAACCAATCTTTTGCACTTGATACATAGAAGCCCAGTTCTTTTCACCATAATATGTTCCCACGCGAATGGTTAAGGCAATTGCTAGTGAAAGTGGAATCATAAACAGCACAGAGGTAACTGAAATAGCCACTTGGTGTGCAGCAATAAATACTTCGCCCAGTGGGCTAAGGACCAAGGCACCTGTACTGAAAATACTCACTTCAAAGAACACAGCTAAACCGATTGGTAGACCAAGCTGTAAAATTCTTTTAACCCAAGTCAGGTTAATTTTATCGAATCGACTAAAAATAGACGTGTTTCGATAAGCCGAAGCTTTATAAATATAGCCTGCTAATGTGAGTAGCATCAGCCATTGTAAAATAGAGGTTGCAAAGCCACAGCCTGCGCTACCCAAAGCAGGTATTGGACCTAAGCCATGCATAAAGATCATGTTCAGAGGAATTAAGACGACTAAGGCCAATAAGCTAATCGCGGTTACAGGGCGAGGGTGACCTAAAGCCTCTGAATAGCCACGTAGAGCTGCATACATAGTTACAGCAGGCATACCTAACCCAATGGCATGCAAGAACAAGCTTGCTTTAGGACGTAAGCTCTCTGGCACACCGAACACGTGTAAGAAAAATGGCATAAGCTGCAAAATGAGCATAGCCATGATGCCTAGAATTAGGGCAACCCATAAGGACTGCCGAACAATGACAGGAATTTGTTCTGTATTTCTAGCGCCTTTTGCCTCGGCAACTAAAGGTGTAGTGGCAATCATGATCCCACTAAACAGCAGCATAATGGGAACCCATAAGCCTACACCTACCGCAATAGCAGCTAAATCGGTTGCAGATAAATGCCCAGCCATAATGGTATCAATTAATCCGAACCCTGCTTGAGCAAACTGCGTAATTAAAATAGGTAGCATTAAATGGAAGAGTTGTTTTAATTCAGACCGAAACGACGTGACATTCGACACAAAAGATACTCTTTATAAATATAAAAATGAAACTAGCGCTGTAAGGTGAGTAATACACCAGCAAAGATGATCACTCCGCCAAGAAACCGTTGCCATGTAACAGGGGTTTTGTCGGTACCTAACCAGCCAAAATGATCAAGCAACATAGAAATGACTAATTGCCCAAAAACGACTAGCCCTGTAAAGGTTAAAAAACCAAGCTTAGGTGCAGTATAAATGCTCATGCTAATTGCATAAACCCCAAGGAATCCTCCGGTCCAAAGAAGCCAAGGAATATTAGATATTTCACTTAAAGTGGGTTTCTCGGCACTTTGGACGAACACCATAATGGCTAATACAATAGTACCGATGAAAAATGATAATAATGCCGCTTGCAAAGGTGAGTGTAATTGCTCGCGAAGCTGAGCATTGATTGCGGTTTGAAAAGCCATGGCAACACCGATTCCCATAGCGAGCGGTAAGATCAGGAAAAGTTGACTAGAGAATTTCATCATTTTTATCAATATTTAAGATTGTTTAAATTCAGTCTAAAGCAATTAAGGTATGTTTTCATAAGACCATTGATGCAGTCATGTTAAAATAGAAATATTGTGTAAATTGGACATTGTTCCTTGGCTGTATTAAACCCTGCTTCTATTCCGTTATCTTTATATATCCACATGCCTTGGTGCGTGCGTAAATGTCCATATTGTGACTTTAACTCGCATGCTGTACCTGATGGTGCGCTTTCAGCAGAGCTTGAGCAAACTTATTTAAAAGCGTTGGTGGCTGACTTTGAAACTCAAGTTGAGATGGCACAGGGGCGTTCAATTCACAGTGTGTTCATTGGTGGTGGAACACCTTCACTCATTTCTGCTAAAGGTTATGCTTGGTTGTTTGAACAGCTTAAGTCACGACTTAACTTTGAAGATGACTGTGAAATTACCTTAGAGGCCAATCCGGGTACATTAGAACATGATCCGTTTGCAGGCTATTTAGAAGCGGGTATTAATCGTTTATCGATTGGTGTGCAGACTTTTAATACTGATCACTTGCAAAAGCTAGGTCGTATTCATTCAGCAAACAATGCTATGGATGCAATAGAACAGGCAAGACAAGCAGGCTTTAAACGAGTTAATGTCGATTTAATGCATGGTCTGCCTGAGCAAACTTTAGAGCAAGCGCTTTATGATTTAAAGGTCGCTGTAGAGCAGGGGGCGACACATATCAGTTGGTATCAACTCACCATTGAGCCAAACACGGTATTCTTCCGTACTCAACCTGTTTTACCTCAAGATGAAGTGTTAGAGGACATTCAAGAGCAAGGTGAAGCCTATCTAAAAGCAAATGGCTTTGTAAACTATGAAGTGTCGGCTTGGCGCAAAGAGCAGCCTTCTGCCCATAATTTAAATTACTGGGAGTTTGGCGATTATCTTGCAATTGGTGCAGGGGCACATGGCAAAGTGACACAACCAGATGGCGTATACCGTTTCCAAAAGACTCGTTTGCCAAAAGATTACTTAGCTAAGGTCCCAGCCGAGCATTTGCAAATGAAAAAAATTGAGGCAGATGCGCTACCTTTTGAATTTATGATGAATGCTTTGCGTTTAAATAATGGGGTAAAAGCTGAGCTATATGAGCAGCGTACAGGTGCAAGTTTAGAGGGTTTAAATGAGGTGCTCACTTCACTACGTTCGAGAAAGTTATTGGTAGAAGACAGCTCTCGTTTAGCTTGTACAGAGCAGGGGCATATTTTCTTAAACTCGGTACTAGAAGAGTTTTTATAATCAAATAGTCATAAAGCAAAAGCCGCACAATGAGATGCGGCTTTTTTTGATTTTAGCGTGTGGTATAGCCGCCATTTGCAAAAATAGTTTGGCCTGTAATCCACCAACCATCGGTCACCAGAAAGCGAACTAGAGGTTCGATGTCTTCAATTTTAGTAAGCCCCCCTAAAGCTGACGCTGATTTATGGTAAGCCACTGCTTCAGCAGATTCCTGTCCATAGAAAAACGGTGTATCCATAGGGCCAGGGGCAACAGCTGTCACAGAAATTTGACGATCACCAAATTCTTTGGATGCAGCGCGTGTGTAATGCTCAACAGGAGCCTTTAAACCCTCATAGGTTGAATAGAGGCCCGTGTAGGCTGCCAAAAGAGAAGTCACGATTGAACAGATTTTTCCGCCGTCATTTAAATGACGACCAGCCGATTGAATAAAGAAATAGGCAATTTTTGAGTTGATATCGCTCATGCTATCAAACTCTTGTTCTGTGGTATCTAAAAACGATTTCTTTAAAACCTTTCCAACCGTATTAATGGCAATATCAACTCCACCAAAATGTTGTGTGGTATCTACAAAAAGCTTTTCGATGTTATCAATATGAGTTAGGTCTGCTTGAATTAGAATAGCATCTGCACCCAATGCTTTTACATCTGCAAGCGTCTGTTCTGCATCTGCCTGAGTTTCAACACTGTTGTAATGAATCGCAAGCTTTGCACCTTGTTCTGCAAACTTACGGCTAATGAGTCCACCTAAGTTTTTTGCACCGCCTGTAATCAATACAACTTTATCTTTAAGGCTATGAGTTGCCATGATGTTATTCCTATGATGACTTGTTTTAATGTGTTTTTAGTCTAGATTGGCGGTAATTTTTGATCAATTATGCTAGTTTGGTTTAACTATTCAGAAAATACGAACAATAAAAATGGATCGTTTGCAGCAATTTTTTATTTTTACGGAAGTCGCTAAACGACAAAGCTTTAGTGAAGTTGCAAATCAGCTAGATTTGCCACGCTCTACAGTGACTAGTGCTATTCAACAGCTTGAAACTCACTATGGAGTACGTTTATTTCATCGCACTACGCGTAAAGTAAGCCTGACGCAAGATGGGCACAGAATATTGCCAGAATGCCAAAACCTGTTATTTGATTATGAACAGTTAGAGCAACTCATTCAGACGCAAAAGCAGCATTATCGTGGCACATTAAAAATTTCAATGCCGACTCGTATTGCACATCAAGTGATTATTCCTGAGTTACCCGATTTTTATAGCCGTTATCCAGATATTTACTTACAGCTCACGAGTTCCGATGACCTTACAGATCTTATTGAAAAGGGAATTGACTGTGTGGTTCGGGTTGGGCAGTTAGATAATAGTAGTTTAATCGCGAAGTTTGTTGGTAACTTGATTATGGTGAACTGTGCAAGTCCCCATTATTTAGAACAATACGGTATTCCTGAACAATTAGAAGATTTATCTCACCACAAACTCATTAACTACGCAGGAGCCGTAGGGGAAAAGCAGGGCGTATTTGTATATTCGGGTGGAACCGTGATGATGGATAGTGCTTTGAGTGTAAATAATACCGAGGCCTATAGTGCTGCAGCTTGTGCAGGTTTGGGGATTATTCAAGTACCTTACTATGATGTTCAAGATAAAATTGAGCAAGGTATTTTAGTTGAAGTGTTGAGTGCTTATAGTGCGCCGTCACTTCCACTTAATATTTTATATCCGAACCGGAGTTATATTCCCAAGCGACTTGAAGTTTTTATGAATTGGGTAGGGGAAATTTTAAATCGCAAATGCATCGTCATCTTTTAGTCATAAAAGCAAAATAAGATGACAATAAAAAAGCCTCTCGAAGGGAGAGGCTTTTTAGAATTTGGTGGGTCGTCCGCGACTCGAACGCGGGACCAACGGATTAAAAGTCCGCTGCTCTACCAACTGAGCTAACGACCCAAATAGGTCAAAACAAATAAGTGGTGGGTCGTCCGCGACTCGAACGCGGGACCAACGGATTAAAAGTCCGCTGCTCTACCAACTGAGCTAACGACCCT
This window of the Acinetobacter sp. XH1741 genome carries:
- a CDS encoding DMT family transporter; the protein is MMKFSSQLFLILPLAMGIGVAMAFQTAINAQLREQLHSPLQAALLSFFIGTIVLAIMVFVQSAEKPTLSEISNIPWLLWTGGFLGVYAISMSIYTAPKLGFLTFTGLVVFGQLVISMLLDHFGWLGTDKTPVTWQRFLGGVIIFAGVLLTLQR
- a CDS encoding acyl-CoA dehydrogenase family protein; protein product: MTTGQIELEELSVGADYEKLANRFRPIFEKIAQGAVEREKERILPFEPIQWLKEAKLGAVRVPRKYGGDGVSLPQLFQLLAELAEADSNIVQALRGHFAFVEDRLVAHKEHSQEVWFQRFVQGDLVGNAWTEVGNVQIGDVVTRVTKDASGNLVVNGEKYYSTGSIFADWIDLFAYDEVNDRHVIAAIYRHETGVSIIDDWDGFGQKTTGSGTLKVHQVHLPASHLIPFDQRFKYQTAFYQVVHLATLTGIARAAVETFSQEIRERKRIFSHGNGDLVRHDPQVLQVVGKASAQAYASEAITLKTAEALQKAYESHFAESEVKEHQFNVDAELESAQGQVVISNLVLDLTSQLFNALGASASSQVKQLDRFWRNARTVSSHNPLIYKEKVIGDWEVNRTDLPFVWQIGASPRVKTA
- the abeM gene encoding multidrug efflux MATE transporter AbeM, which gives rise to MSNVTSFRSELKQLFHLMLPILITQFAQAGFGLIDTIMAGHLSATDLAAIAVGVGLWVPIMLLFSGIMIATTPLVAEAKGARNTEQIPVIVRQSLWVALILGIMAMLILQLMPFFLHVFGVPESLRPKASLFLHAIGLGMPAVTMYAALRGYSEALGHPRPVTAISLLALVVLIPLNMIFMHGLGPIPALGSAGCGFATSILQWLMLLTLAGYIYKASAYRNTSIFSRFDKINLTWVKRILQLGLPIGLAVFFEVSIFSTGALVLSPLGEVFIAAHQVAISVTSVLFMIPLSLAIALTIRVGTYYGEKNWASMYQVQKIGLSTAIFFALLTMSFIALGREQIVSVYTQDINVFPVAMYLLWFAMGYQLMDALQVSAAGCLRGMQDTQAPMWITLMAYWVIAFPIGLYLARYTHWGVAGVWLGLIIGLSIACVLLLSRLYLNTKRLSQT
- a CDS encoding SfnB family sulfur acquisition oxidoreductase; amino-acid sequence: MTSLNSSYGRSQAVPLSVFEQAKDAHIIRSDEEAIEVAKQLAQVFAQEASERDRERRLPLDEIQQFSQSGLWAITVPKQFGGVEVKYRTLAEVIKIIASVDPSLAQLPQNHLAFIEHLRLDAKPEQQQFFFNLVLRGVRFGNAFSEKHSKTVADLTTTLKKTEHGYEINGKKFFATGALLAHWIPIVAVNEQGQPYAALVPRETSGVNIINDWSGFGQRTTASGTVELNQVPVREEYLVPIYQAFERPTPAGAISQFIQAAVDAGIARGAIEETIQYVKNHSRAWVDSGLEKASDDPYTIANIGDLKIKLRAAEAVLDLAGDAIDQAIADTTEEHINQATLLVAEAKVLTTEIAILAANKLFELSGTRSTLSELNLDRHWRNARTHTLHDPVRWKYHIVGNYYLNGIQPPRHAWS
- the hemW gene encoding radical SAM family heme chaperone HemW, which translates into the protein MAVLNPASIPLSLYIHMPWCVRKCPYCDFNSHAVPDGALSAELEQTYLKALVADFETQVEMAQGRSIHSVFIGGGTPSLISAKGYAWLFEQLKSRLNFEDDCEITLEANPGTLEHDPFAGYLEAGINRLSIGVQTFNTDHLQKLGRIHSANNAMDAIEQARQAGFKRVNVDLMHGLPEQTLEQALYDLKVAVEQGATHISWYQLTIEPNTVFFRTQPVLPQDEVLEDIQEQGEAYLKANGFVNYEVSAWRKEQPSAHNLNYWEFGDYLAIGAGAHGKVTQPDGVYRFQKTRLPKDYLAKVPAEHLQMKKIEADALPFEFMMNALRLNNGVKAELYEQRTGASLEGLNEVLTSLRSRKLLVEDSSRLACTEQGHIFLNSVLEEFL
- a CDS encoding SDR family oxidoreductase, which codes for MATHSLKDKVVLITGGAKNLGGLISRKFAEQGAKLAIHYNSVETQADAEQTLADVKALGADAILIQADLTHIDNIEKLFVDTTQHFGGVDIAINTVGKVLKKSFLDTTEQEFDSMSDINSKIAYFFIQSAGRHLNDGGKICSIVTSLLAAYTGLYSTYEGLKAPVEHYTRAASKEFGDRQISVTAVAPGPMDTPFFYGQESAEAVAYHKSASALGGLTKIEDIEPLVRFLVTDGWWITGQTIFANGGYTTR
- a CDS encoding LysR family transcriptional regulator — translated: MDRLQQFFIFTEVAKRQSFSEVANQLDLPRSTVTSAIQQLETHYGVRLFHRTTRKVSLTQDGHRILPECQNLLFDYEQLEQLIQTQKQHYRGTLKISMPTRIAHQVIIPELPDFYSRYPDIYLQLTSSDDLTDLIEKGIDCVVRVGQLDNSSLIAKFVGNLIMVNCASPHYLEQYGIPEQLEDLSHHKLINYAGAVGEKQGVFVYSGGTVMMDSALSVNNTEAYSAAACAGLGIIQVPYYDVQDKIEQGILVEVLSAYSAPSLPLNILYPNRSYIPKRLEVFMNWVGEILNRKCIVIF